A DNA window from Negativicutes bacterium contains the following coding sequences:
- a CDS encoding sulfite exporter TauE/SafE family protein, producing the protein MFLFLGLFVLALISGMLGLGVAFAAVPFLGFFFEDLVHQVQPISLLLNGVTAIFAAVAFALGGYIDWKKALYLSIITTISAPFGAYLVQRVDATYVWYVYLFAVIFLAYKLFSKTEKIMDYENFKLVCLLAVPISVLSGFLGVGPGFLLMPTMIILGFEVKKAAGITAVAVTLPSFSALVPHLTSAKFDLNTMLGLIIVGAMGSFLGARLSSIYLPSQRIKQIFAVLIVIMTAYKIAMVL; encoded by the coding sequence ATGTTTTTATTTTTAGGGCTATTTGTATTAGCATTGATTTCAGGAATGCTTGGGTTAGGGGTAGCTTTTGCAGCGGTACCATTTTTAGGTTTTTTCTTTGAAGATTTGGTGCACCAAGTTCAACCAATTAGTTTATTGCTTAATGGAGTAACTGCTATTTTTGCAGCCGTAGCTTTTGCTTTGGGGGGTTATATTGATTGGAAAAAGGCATTGTATCTGTCTATTATAACTACTATTAGTGCTCCATTTGGTGCATATTTGGTTCAAAGGGTAGATGCTACTTATGTTTGGTATGTATACTTATTTGCGGTTATTTTTTTAGCATATAAATTGTTTAGTAAAACGGAAAAAATAATGGATTATGAAAATTTTAAGTTGGTCTGTTTATTGGCTGTGCCGATTTCGGTACTAAGCGGTTTTTTAGGAGTAGGACCTGGATTTTTATTGATGCCAACAATGATTATTTTAGGCTTTGAAGTGAAAAAAGCGGCAGGAATTACTGCTGTAGCAGTAACACTCCCATCCTTTTCAGCACTAGTGCCACATTTAACAAGTGCAAAATTTGATTTAAATACTATGCTGGGCTTAATCATAGTTGGAGCGATGGGTTCATTTCTTGGTGCTAGATTAAGTAGTATCTATTTACCTAGTCAAAGAATCAAACAAATTTTTGCTGTGCTGATTGTGATAATGACAGCTTATAAAATAGCTATGGTTTTATAG
- a CDS encoding DUF445 domain-containing protein, whose protein sequence is MRNKASVVLFLMMCFFILSYPYRESFWGGLVNAGMLAAVIGGLADWFAVRAIFEKPLGIGFKTAVIVRKRERIFADLIAFVNHDLLGRDNIYKILQRYSLLKLVFLYLDQSNGDKKIKNFINNLVLLMIKDSDKEKLVKILQSLVAVKIKDCQISKALVDGVLKVTAQGGETELLKNILLELERYIHNPLLKDVLAELVADVKQQYIGDGQMREMASKMLSLSEEDVARRIQKGLGTYLRSLQNQDCVERVKFKEWLEDFLNAQKNNIVVEQALADFLVAMVKDVDIKSIVDWLNETLRNNEGEIREKIDEIVDEKISLLRNDVCLQQKVEGLLQEIIINIINEKHSVLEEKMAEKLNNLSNEELVDLVESRVGEDLQMIRINGSVVGAMVGILLYLITFTVERFV, encoded by the coding sequence ATGAGAAATAAAGCAAGTGTGGTCTTATTTTTAATGATGTGTTTCTTTATCTTAAGCTATCCATACCGAGAAAGTTTTTGGGGTGGGTTAGTTAATGCCGGAATGTTAGCGGCGGTGATTGGTGGCTTGGCGGATTGGTTTGCGGTAAGAGCTATTTTTGAAAAGCCATTAGGCATAGGCTTTAAAACAGCAGTTATAGTGCGGAAACGTGAGCGGATTTTTGCTGATTTAATAGCGTTTGTAAATCATGATTTATTAGGGCGAGACAATATTTATAAGATATTACAGCGGTACTCTTTGCTTAAATTAGTATTCTTATATCTTGATCAATCCAATGGTGATAAAAAAATCAAAAACTTTATTAATAATTTAGTGTTATTAATGATTAAAGATAGTGACAAAGAAAAGCTTGTAAAAATTCTCCAAAGTCTAGTTGCTGTCAAAATCAAAGACTGTCAAATTTCAAAAGCCTTAGTCGATGGTGTTCTTAAGGTGACGGCGCAAGGTGGAGAAACTGAGTTGTTAAAAAATATACTGCTAGAATTGGAAAGATATATTCATAATCCACTGTTAAAAGATGTGCTGGCAGAACTGGTGGCAGATGTCAAACAACAATATATTGGTGATGGTCAAATGCGTGAGATGGCGAGTAAAATGCTCAGCTTATCAGAAGAAGATGTTGCCAGAAGAATTCAAAAAGGACTGGGAACTTATTTAAGAAGCTTGCAAAATCAAGATTGTGTTGAGAGAGTTAAATTTAAAGAATGGTTAGAGGATTTTTTAAATGCACAAAAAAATAATATAGTAGTGGAGCAGGCTTTAGCTGACTTTTTAGTGGCTATGGTTAAGGATGTAGATATTAAGAGTATTGTAGACTGGCTAAATGAAACTTTGCGTAACAATGAAGGGGAAATTAGAGAGAAAATTGATGAAATTGTTGACGAAAAAATTTCATTACTGAGAAATGACGTTTGCTTGCAACAAAAAGTAGAAGGTTTATTACAAGAAATTATTATTAATATAATTAACGAAAAGCATAGTGTTTTAGAAGAGAAAATGGCCGAAAAATTAAATAATTTATCAAATGAAGAATTAGTAGATTTAGTGGAAAGCCGTGTTGGTGAGGATTTACAAATGATTCGAATCAATGGTTCTGTTGTAGGAGCGATGGTGGGAATACTGCTTTACTTAATAACATTTACAGTAGAAAGGTTTGTGTAA
- a CDS encoding DUF445 family protein: MQRSFNIADKALVCTTVLFIMLIIVKINYPSNLYLKGLLFCVEAALVGGIADWFAVTALFKKPLGFPYHTEIIPRKKDQVIAGCIKLVQNEFFSKKQAVLWAKESSVVDYIIAYSEKNNYQQVVTKLVLDYLPKSLNEQNAPVIAQKLKDLLAEELTKINLLPRFSQLIIAYINSEQGSLKINQLLQYLKTQVLAGKLDNTVRKYLEEFLEQQNTGFLSSLMMLIAKQTNVINVDELVQIVKEQLAETITTMLNDPNNHSRRSLVDEFKHTLQNLPQNKDFSDCFLNFQVKVFNEIKMQELLEQLILSLRGVLTSPTGLVEPNLNLLETYLKDTMTQVFNNIKYDLNLKKNLEEELDDFLARALLEGRNMTAVIITAVLEEKNKTEFNNLIYNKVEEDLIWIRMNGCIVGAVIGLIIFCGLELFNRM; this comes from the coding sequence ATGCAACGGAGTTTTAATATAGCTGATAAGGCACTAGTTTGTACAACAGTGCTATTTATAATGTTGATTATTGTAAAAATTAATTATCCTAGCAATCTTTATCTTAAAGGGTTGCTGTTTTGTGTAGAAGCAGCCTTAGTAGGGGGGATTGCAGATTGGTTTGCAGTTACGGCACTTTTTAAAAAGCCGTTAGGTTTTCCGTATCATACGGAGATTATTCCGCGAAAAAAAGATCAAGTTATTGCCGGCTGTATAAAACTAGTGCAAAATGAGTTTTTTAGCAAGAAACAAGCGGTATTATGGGCTAAAGAAAGTAGTGTTGTCGATTATATTATTGCCTATAGCGAAAAAAATAATTATCAACAGGTCGTGACGAAACTAGTATTAGATTATTTACCAAAAAGCTTAAATGAACAAAATGCACCTGTGATAGCTCAAAAGTTAAAGGATCTTTTGGCGGAAGAGCTTACAAAAATAAATTTATTACCACGCTTTAGTCAATTAATAATAGCTTATATCAATTCAGAACAAGGTAGTTTAAAAATAAATCAACTGCTACAATATTTAAAAACACAAGTCTTGGCAGGAAAACTTGATAATACTGTTAGAAAATACTTAGAAGAATTTTTAGAACAGCAAAATACCGGTTTTTTATCAAGCTTGATGATGTTAATTGCTAAACAAACCAATGTAATAAATGTTGATGAGTTAGTGCAAATTGTTAAAGAACAACTAGCAGAGACTATTACAACAATGCTAAATGATCCTAATAATCATAGTAGGAGAAGTTTGGTAGATGAATTTAAACATACTTTGCAGAACTTACCACAAAATAAAGATTTTAGCGACTGCTTTTTAAATTTTCAAGTCAAGGTATTTAATGAAATTAAGATGCAAGAATTGCTAGAACAATTAATTTTGAGCTTAAGGGGTGTATTAACATCGCCGACAGGACTAGTAGAACCTAACTTAAACCTTCTTGAGACTTATTTAAAAGATACTATGACACAGGTCTTTAATAATATAAAATATGATCTTAATCTCAAAAAAAATCTAGAAGAAGAATTAGATGATTTTTTAGCGAGGGCATTATTAGAGGGTCGCAATATGACCGCGGTTATTATAACAGCGGTGTTAGAAGAAAAAAACAAAACTGAGTTTAATAATTTGATTTATAACAAAGTTGAAGAAGATTTAATTTGGATTAGGATGAATGGCTGTATAGTGGGAGCGGTTATTGGTTTAATAATTTTTTGTGGGTTAGAACTTTTCAATAGGATGTAA
- a CDS encoding secretin and TonB N-terminal domain-containing protein, giving the protein MLSLFLLPIVNCRAEASVTMNIVDSEVREVLTSLASIGGVNIVADDSVNGKITVQLAGVSFQEALDIITKTKGLQYQTIGNTIIVGTKNNMSAGFGQLHVFHLKFANPDDVVNAAKLALGLGGSTESSSTENSTQTTTTSNTNNTNSTTSNNDGTTTAEISGNLTVDKATNSLLFYGTASEAQKIRVVLDQIDIPYEQVSLEAQVMSINKTDSKNLGIEWEWSKAPQSYEEYTPEKITIDATTGRITSIEPAEITRASSFNKGTTGGIISFGRSPDGLPYEFYYAAKINALINNGKANILSKPKITTINGKEATINIGGEVPIPTLTVSDNTTTTTYEYKETGIILKYTPRVNDDGYITAKIHTEVSTPTYDADAKAYRFNKRSADTQVRLKDGETMVIGGLIGSDESKVMSKIPFLGDLPILGRFFSNVNNSKNESEVIIFVTARIVK; this is encoded by the coding sequence ATGTTAAGTTTGTTTTTGCTGCCAATTGTCAATTGTAGAGCCGAAGCAAGTGTAACTATGAATATCGTAGACAGTGAAGTTAGAGAAGTTTTAACATCTTTAGCCAGTATTGGTGGGGTCAATATTGTTGCTGATGATAGTGTTAATGGAAAAATAACGGTTCAGTTAGCGGGCGTATCGTTCCAAGAAGCCCTTGATATTATCACTAAAACCAAAGGGTTACAATACCAAACAATCGGTAACACGATTATTGTAGGAACTAAAAATAATATGAGTGCCGGGTTTGGACAATTACATGTATTTCATTTAAAATTTGCCAATCCGGATGATGTTGTCAATGCTGCTAAATTAGCATTAGGGTTAGGTGGTAGCACGGAATCGAGTAGTACTGAAAATTCTACACAAACAACAACTACTAGCAATACTAACAATACTAACAGTACAACATCAAATAATGATGGAACAACTACTGCTGAAATCAGCGGGAATTTAACTGTTGATAAAGCTACAAATTCTTTGTTGTTTTATGGAACTGCCTCAGAAGCACAAAAAATTAGAGTGGTATTAGATCAAATTGATATTCCTTATGAACAAGTTTCGTTAGAAGCGCAAGTTATGTCTATTAATAAAACTGACTCTAAAAATTTGGGAATTGAGTGGGAGTGGTCCAAAGCGCCACAATCGTATGAAGAATATACACCGGAAAAAATTACTATTGATGCTACAACCGGTCGAATCACTTCAATCGAACCAGCGGAAATTACCAGAGCTTCTTCGTTTAACAAAGGAACTACCGGTGGGATAATTAGCTTTGGTCGTAGTCCGGATGGTTTACCTTATGAATTTTATTATGCTGCTAAGATTAATGCCCTAATTAATAATGGTAAGGCTAATATCTTATCAAAACCTAAAATTACAACAATTAACGGGAAAGAAGCAACAATCAATATTGGGGGCGAAGTGCCTATTCCGACGTTGACAGTTAGTGATAACACTACGACAACAACTTATGAATATAAAGAAACAGGTATTATTTTAAAATATACGCCAAGAGTAAATGATGATGGTTATATTACGGCGAAAATACATACTGAAGTTAGTACACCAACCTATGATGCGGACGCAAAAGCATATCGTTTTAACAAACGTTCGGCTGATACGCAAGTGCGCTTAAAAGATGGTGAAACCATGGTTATTGGTGGACTAATTGGTAGTGATGAATCAAAAGTAATGAGCAAAATACCATTTTTAGGAGACTTGCCGATTTTAGGTAGATTCTTTAGCAATGTCAACAATAGTAAGAATGAGTCTGAGGTAATCATCTTTGTTACTGCCAGAATCGTGAAATAA
- a CDS encoding response regulator transcription factor: MSIDIIIADDHAILRSGIRKVLEFEDDFTVVAEATNGLEAIEKTLELEPDILLLDINMPIKNGFETLTELVNKKIDTKIIILTINNDENYVLEMLKNGASGYLLKDIEPSMLIKAIRKIHQGENYIYPEIARQIFGDVDFSGDMAKTAELILKQRRCERLTARELDVLQCICKGMSNQEIAKELFVSEKTVKNHLTNIFRKINVNDRTQALLYVLKNKIMTID, from the coding sequence ATGTCAATTGATATTATTATCGCTGATGACCATGCGATTTTACGTAGTGGAATTCGGAAGGTATTAGAGTTTGAAGATGATTTTACAGTGGTGGCAGAAGCAACTAATGGGCTGGAAGCGATAGAAAAAACATTGGAATTAGAGCCGGATATTTTATTATTGGATATCAATATGCCGATTAAAAACGGCTTTGAAACACTAACAGAGTTGGTTAATAAGAAAATAGATACTAAAATTATTATTTTAACGATTAACAATGATGAAAATTATGTGTTGGAAATGCTGAAAAATGGTGCTAGTGGATATTTATTAAAAGATATTGAACCTTCAATGTTGATAAAGGCTATTCGTAAAATTCATCAAGGCGAAAATTATATCTATCCGGAAATTGCTCGACAAATTTTTGGTGATGTTGATTTCAGCGGTGATATGGCAAAAACAGCGGAACTGATTTTAAAACAGCGTCGTTGTGAAAGGTTGACAGCCCGAGAACTTGATGTGTTACAATGTATTTGTAAAGGGATGAGCAATCAAGAGATTGCCAAAGAGTTATTTGTTAGTGAAAAAACGGTGAAAAATCATTTAACTAATATCTTCCGCAAGATTAATGTTAATGATCGAACTCAGGCGTTACTATATGTTTTGAAAAATAAAATAATGACGATAGATTAA
- a CDS encoding ABC-F family ATP-binding cassette domain-containing protein, producing MASIKVVNLAKAFGIEELFNKVNFEVESADKAGFVGANGAGKTTLMRCLMGLEEYDDGQIILSANVTIGYVEQEANLADDTLRNELKTAFADVLAWQDKMQELEHSIANEKDSEQLAVLMKQYANIVQKFEMAGGYDYESTIKKIAYGLGFSEEDMDKNVKEFSGGQKTRICLAKALIRQPDFLFLDEPTNHLDIEMVEWLEDYLINYSGGVLLISHDRFFLDKVSNKIIELENKTVSIYSGNYSRYTKLKAEKMAALQSSYEKQQTYINKTEEYIRKYKAGIKSKQARGREKQLNRLERIILPPDSVAFNFFAFNPPPECANRVAELEGVGKEFADKTLFRDLSLLIRNGDGVSLVGPNGAGKTTLLKILVGELTDYVGKVKLGSRVKVGYFSQEHEGLNVANRLLDELIFEYGFSEERARSYLGAFLFQGDDVYKLIGDLSGGEKARLAFLKLMLTGANFLVLDEPTNHLDIPAKEAVEEALMTFPGTFITVSHDRYFLDKVTNCTLELRDGSLTEYLGNYSYYREKKATLAKDKEDNLNNKSKAKDLLMEKMPTLKKVKQRSAADKEKLAQKIEGEIAMLEYELKAVEFQLNDPQNHENLADSAKIAQEHQRISKELAIKYDEWAECSE from the coding sequence ATGGCAAGTATAAAAGTAGTAAATTTAGCAAAAGCTTTTGGGATAGAAGAATTATTTAATAAAGTTAATTTTGAAGTTGAAAGTGCTGATAAGGCGGGCTTTGTGGGGGCTAATGGTGCCGGTAAAACTACGCTAATGCGTTGTTTAATGGGGCTGGAGGAATATGATGATGGGCAAATCATTTTATCAGCAAATGTTACCATCGGTTATGTGGAGCAAGAGGCAAATTTAGCTGATGATACTTTACGCAATGAATTAAAAACAGCTTTTGCTGATGTCTTGGCTTGGCAAGATAAGATGCAGGAACTAGAACATAGTATTGCAAATGAAAAAGACAGTGAGCAATTGGCGGTATTGATGAAGCAATATGCTAATATTGTGCAGAAATTTGAAATGGCCGGTGGTTATGATTATGAAAGCACTATTAAAAAAATTGCCTACGGACTTGGGTTCAGTGAAGAAGATATGGACAAAAATGTTAAGGAATTTTCCGGTGGACAAAAAACGAGAATTTGCTTAGCAAAGGCTTTAATCAGACAACCTGATTTTTTATTTTTAGATGAGCCGACAAATCATTTAGATATTGAAATGGTCGAATGGTTGGAAGATTATTTGATTAATTATAGTGGAGGCGTCTTGTTAATTTCGCATGATCGCTTTTTCTTAGATAAAGTCTCCAATAAAATTATTGAGCTGGAAAATAAAACAGTTAGCATTTATAGTGGAAATTATAGTAGATATACTAAATTGAAGGCTGAAAAAATGGCGGCCCTACAATCTTCTTATGAAAAACAACAAACTTATATCAACAAAACTGAAGAATATATTAGGAAATATAAAGCCGGGATAAAATCAAAGCAAGCGCGTGGTCGCGAAAAACAATTGAATCGTTTAGAAAGAATAATATTACCACCGGATAGTGTGGCCTTTAATTTTTTTGCCTTTAATCCACCGCCGGAGTGTGCTAATAGAGTAGCAGAGCTAGAAGGTGTGGGCAAAGAGTTTGCTGATAAAACGCTATTTAGGGATTTGTCGCTGTTAATTAGAAATGGTGACGGTGTATCGTTAGTTGGTCCTAATGGTGCGGGTAAAACGACTTTACTAAAAATATTAGTAGGTGAGCTTACAGATTATGTTGGTAAAGTTAAACTTGGTAGTAGAGTTAAAGTCGGGTACTTTTCGCAAGAGCATGAAGGTCTTAATGTTGCTAATAGATTATTAGATGAGCTGATTTTTGAATATGGCTTTAGCGAGGAGAGAGCGCGTAGTTATTTAGGAGCGTTTTTATTTCAAGGTGATGATGTTTATAAATTAATTGGCGATTTAAGTGGTGGTGAAAAAGCAAGGTTGGCTTTTTTGAAACTAATGCTAACCGGTGCTAATTTTTTGGTGTTGGATGAGCCGACAAATCATTTGGATATTCCAGCGAAAGAAGCGGTGGAAGAAGCGTTAATGACTTTTCCGGGAACCTTTATTACGGTTTCACATGATCGCTATTTTCTAGATAAGGTCACTAATTGCACCTTAGAACTTAGAGATGGTAGTTTGACCGAATATTTAGGCAATTACTCTTATTATCGTGAAAAAAAAGCAACCTTAGCGAAAGATAAAGAAGATAATCTTAATAATAAGTCGAAAGCCAAAGATTTGTTGATGGAAAAAATGCCAACTCTTAAAAAGGTTAAGCAAAGAAGTGCAGCCGACAAAGAAAAGTTGGCACAAAAAATAGAGGGCGAAATTGCGATGCTCGAATATGAGCTAAAAGCAGTTGAATTTCAATTAAATGATCCGCAAAATCATGAAAATCTTGCAGATAGTGCTAAAATAGCACAAGAGCATCAAAGAATCAGTAAAGAGTTAGCAATAAAATATGATGAATGGGCAGAGTGCTCTGAATAA
- a CDS encoding sigma-70 family RNA polymerase sigma factor, which produces MDLLVEVKKAQSGDNMAMVKICQQFEGLIKKYAYKAYLKTITEEVLAEGYLALVEAIKTFKFDKNVNFAGYADSKVKFAIWNLFKRYKQQWEHEESAQQEINESCMLDYLSADIDIAEEFTQQMMKEKLKVEILKLPQKQQEVLRLNMVEGYSLTAVAKLWHVSPQYVYNIKKRALQNLKTVLV; this is translated from the coding sequence ATGGATTTATTAGTTGAGGTCAAAAAAGCACAAAGCGGTGATAATATGGCAATGGTTAAAATTTGTCAACAATTTGAGGGGTTAATTAAAAAATATGCGTATAAAGCTTATTTAAAAACCATAACGGAAGAGGTTTTAGCAGAAGGGTACTTGGCATTGGTTGAAGCAATAAAAACTTTTAAATTTGACAAAAATGTAAATTTTGCTGGTTATGCTGATAGTAAGGTTAAGTTTGCGATTTGGAATTTATTTAAAAGATACAAACAACAATGGGAACACGAAGAAAGCGCACAACAAGAAATTAATGAGAGTTGTATGCTTGATTATCTTAGTGCTGATATTGATATTGCTGAAGAATTTACCCAACAAATGATGAAAGAAAAATTAAAAGTTGAAATTTTAAAGTTGCCACAGAAACAACAAGAGGTTTTAAGGCTTAATATGGTGGAAGGCTATTCTTTAACTGCTGTAGCAAAATTATGGCATGTTAGTCCGCAATATGTTTATAATATCAAAAAAAGGGCACTGCAAAACTTAAAAACAGTCTTAGTCTGA
- a CDS encoding TIGR03905 family TSCPD domain-containing protein, whose protein sequence is MITYNTSGVCAKVIRFELVNGTVKNVNFSSGCPGNLAAISKLVENMPADMLVETLQGITCGHKATSCADQLATAVALELQKETQTNK, encoded by the coding sequence ATTATTACATATAATACCAGCGGAGTTTGTGCTAAAGTAATTCGGTTTGAATTAGTAAATGGTACTGTTAAAAATGTTAATTTTTCTTCCGGTTGCCCCGGTAATTTAGCTGCAATCAGTAAATTGGTCGAAAATATGCCTGCCGACATGCTAGTTGAGACCCTTCAAGGAATCACTTGTGGTCATAAAGCTACCTCCTGCGCCGACCAACTTGCTACCGCCGTAGCCCTAGAACTACAAAAAGAAACTCAAACCAATAAATAA
- a CDS encoding ATP-dependent RecD-like DNA helicase, with amino-acid sequence MEQLAGVVENIIFENSDNGFVVFKLKADQKTTAITVLANATAPLVGEQLELSGDWITHVKFGQQFKARTVKRVAPTSLQGIERFLASGVIKGIGKAMAKRIVDAFGQESLKVLEHYPKKLEQIPGIGRKKAQDIHQAYSKQSELREIMLFLELNGVSSAYAGKIYAKYSSFAIEVLKDDPYKLARDIDGIGFKTADQIATSLGFNKNDNSRIVAGVDYALTQVAQAGHCCVPEFALIEQTAKLLLITRTEVAEQVKKLLQQDRLCIEYVGGETLIYPRYLYYAEKEVAEKLLYLKNKAKTIGSGDYSRLVLEWEEREGIQLADNQRKAIISALEHGVLVLTGGPGTGKTTVIKGILAVLESQGLQIILGAPTGRAAKRLSEATARQASTVHRLLEATGGGGEGISMFAKNENEPLEGDVIIIDEVSMMDINLMSSLLQALAKGCRLILVGDVDQLPSVGPGSVLKDILISDTVPKVVLTEVFRQSGESSIVLNAHLINRGQLPQCNDTDFKFIELTDSALVAQNIVKLCLAEVNFANNLSLNDVQVLSPMHRLDCGVENLNKLLQTALNPETVDQEYINGINQVFRRGDKVMQIRNNYIKNVFNGDIGFIKKIENNTMVVAYPDIEVSYEQNELTEIQLAYAMSVHKSQGSEYKVVIMPLIAGHHVMLQRNLLYTAVTRAKDKVILLGSKAALNTAVSNDKTKKRYSLLAERLKGDLLN; translated from the coding sequence TTGGAACAATTAGCAGGAGTTGTCGAAAATATAATATTTGAAAATAGTGACAATGGTTTTGTTGTCTTTAAGTTAAAAGCAGACCAAAAGACTACTGCCATTACCGTTCTTGCTAATGCTACGGCCCCCTTAGTTGGAGAGCAATTAGAGTTAAGTGGTGATTGGATTACTCATGTTAAATTTGGTCAGCAATTTAAAGCACGGACTGTCAAAAGAGTGGCGCCAACCAGCTTGCAAGGAATAGAACGATTTTTAGCTTCGGGCGTGATAAAAGGAATTGGCAAGGCTATGGCTAAAAGAATTGTTGATGCTTTTGGGCAAGAAAGTTTAAAGGTGCTTGAACATTACCCGAAAAAATTGGAACAAATACCGGGGATTGGGCGAAAGAAGGCGCAAGACATTCACCAAGCTTATAGTAAGCAATCAGAGTTAAGAGAAATTATGTTGTTTTTAGAACTTAATGGTGTATCTAGTGCTTATGCCGGTAAAATTTACGCTAAGTATAGTTCGTTTGCGATTGAGGTTTTAAAAGATGATCCTTATAAATTAGCACGTGATATTGATGGAATCGGTTTTAAAACGGCTGATCAAATTGCTACTTCGTTGGGCTTTAATAAAAATGACAATTCGCGAATTGTGGCGGGCGTTGACTATGCGTTAACCCAAGTTGCTCAAGCCGGACATTGTTGTGTCCCCGAATTTGCCTTAATTGAACAAACGGCCAAGTTGCTATTGATTACTAGAACGGAAGTGGCAGAACAAGTCAAAAAATTATTACAACAAGATAGATTGTGTATTGAATATGTTGGTGGTGAAACACTGATATATCCAAGATATTTATATTATGCTGAAAAGGAAGTCGCAGAAAAATTACTATACTTAAAAAATAAAGCAAAGACTATCGGTAGCGGTGATTATTCGCGGTTGGTATTGGAATGGGAAGAACGTGAAGGCATACAGCTGGCGGATAATCAGCGTAAGGCAATAATATCGGCCTTAGAACATGGGGTATTGGTCTTAACGGGTGGCCCTGGTACCGGTAAAACAACCGTTATTAAAGGAATCTTAGCAGTGCTGGAAAGTCAGGGTTTGCAAATAATATTAGGCGCTCCTACCGGTAGAGCTGCTAAAAGGTTAAGTGAAGCTACGGCACGCCAAGCCTCTACGGTGCATCGCTTACTAGAAGCCACCGGCGGAGGTGGTGAAGGGATTTCAATGTTTGCTAAAAATGAAAATGAGCCGCTAGAGGGCGATGTGATTATTATTGATGAAGTGTCAATGATGGATATTAACTTAATGAGCTCACTGTTACAAGCTTTGGCAAAAGGTTGTCGCTTAATTTTGGTGGGAGATGTAGATCAGCTACCGTCGGTAGGGCCGGGTTCGGTGCTAAAAGATATTTTGATATCAGATACTGTGCCGAAGGTTGTTTTAACTGAAGTTTTCAGACAATCAGGGGAAAGTAGTATTGTGCTAAATGCCCATTTGATCAATAGAGGACAATTACCACAGTGTAATGATACTGATTTTAAATTTATAGAATTAACTGATAGTGCGCTAGTAGCACAAAATATTGTTAAGTTATGTTTAGCAGAGGTTAATTTTGCTAATAATTTGTCACTAAATGATGTTCAAGTATTATCACCGATGCATCGACTGGACTGTGGAGTAGAAAACCTTAACAAGCTACTCCAAACAGCGTTAAATCCTGAAACGGTTGACCAAGAGTATATTAACGGTATTAACCAAGTTTTTCGGCGCGGTGATAAGGTGATGCAAATTCGAAATAATTATATTAAAAATGTGTTTAATGGAGATATTGGCTTTATAAAAAAAATTGAAAATAATACAATGGTTGTAGCTTATCCTGATATCGAAGTTAGCTATGAACAAAATGAATTAACGGAAATTCAGCTTGCATATGCCATGAGTGTACATAAAAGTCAAGGCAGTGAATATAAAGTGGTCATAATGCCTTTGATAGCTGGACATCATGTGATGTTGCAACGCAATTTATTATATACAGCTGTCACTAGAGCGAAGGACAAAGTTATTTTGCTAGGTAGTAAAGCGGCACTCAATACTGCTGTTAGTAATGATAAAACCAAGAAACGCTATTCATTGTTGGCTGAACGGCTAAAAGGCGATCTTTTAAATTAG